The following are encoded together in the Actinobacillus lignieresii genome:
- the tyrS gene encoding tyrosine--tRNA ligase yields the protein MAQSIEATLAELKRGVENIYSEEDLIEKLKENRPLRIKLGADPTAPDIHLGHTVVLNKLRQFQQLGHEVIFLIGDFTGMVGDPSGKNSTRPPLTREDVLRNAETYKQQLFKILDPNKTRVVFNSEWLGKLGTEGMIRLASNYTVARMLERDDFKKRFTNNQSIAIHEFIYPLLQGHDSVALEADIELGGTDQTFNLLVGRELQKSAGQKPQVAMTLPLLVGLDGEKKMSKSLGNYIGVTDAPSDMFGKVMSISDELMWDWYNLLSFRPLDEIAQLKADVAAGKNPRDVKILLAKELIARFHDQAAADAAEQEFINRFQKGAIPDEMPEFTFEGEIGLATLLKEAGLVASTSEAIRSAQQGGVKIDGEKVEDVRQNAQQGTFVYQVGKRKFARVTVK from the coding sequence ATGGCTCAATCTATTGAAGCGACATTAGCCGAATTGAAACGCGGTGTTGAAAATATTTATTCTGAAGAAGATTTAATTGAAAAGTTAAAGGAAAATCGTCCGTTACGCATTAAATTAGGCGCAGACCCTACAGCACCCGATATTCACTTAGGTCATACCGTTGTTTTAAATAAGCTCCGCCAATTCCAACAACTTGGTCATGAAGTGATTTTCTTAATCGGTGATTTTACCGGGATGGTCGGCGATCCGTCGGGCAAAAACTCAACTCGCCCGCCGCTCACTCGTGAAGACGTGTTACGCAATGCGGAAACCTATAAACAACAATTATTCAAAATCTTAGATCCGAATAAAACGCGTGTGGTCTTCAACTCCGAATGGTTGGGTAAATTAGGGACGGAAGGTATGATTCGCCTTGCCTCTAATTACACGGTTGCCCGTATGCTTGAGCGTGACGATTTCAAAAAACGTTTTACCAATAATCAATCTATTGCAATCCACGAATTTATTTATCCGTTACTCCAAGGTCATGATTCTGTTGCGTTAGAAGCGGATATTGAGTTAGGCGGTACCGATCAAACCTTTAACTTATTAGTCGGTCGTGAGTTACAAAAATCAGCAGGTCAAAAACCGCAGGTAGCAATGACATTACCGTTACTTGTCGGCTTAGACGGCGAGAAAAAAATGTCGAAATCACTCGGTAACTATATCGGTGTAACCGATGCGCCGAGCGATATGTTCGGTAAAGTGATGTCAATTTCAGACGAGTTAATGTGGGATTGGTACAACTTACTTTCATTCCGTCCGTTAGACGAAATCGCTCAATTGAAAGCGGACGTTGCGGCAGGTAAAAACCCGCGTGATGTGAAGATTCTTTTAGCGAAAGAGTTAATTGCTCGTTTCCACGATCAAGCGGCGGCGGATGCGGCGGAACAAGAGTTCATCAACCGTTTCCAAAAAGGCGCAATCCCGGATGAAATGCCAGAATTTACCTTTGAAGGCGAAATCGGTTTAGCGACTTTATTAAAAGAAGCCGGTTTAGTCGCATCAACTTCCGAGGCGATTCGTTCCGCACAACAAGGCGGGGTAAAAATCGACGGCGAAAAAGTAGAAGACGTTCGTCAAAACGCACAACAGGGTACGTTCGTTTACCAAGTCGGTAAACGTAAATTCGCCCGTGTAACGGTTAAATAA